DNA from Candidatus Cloacimonas acidaminovorans str. Evry:
CTCTGTAACTTCAATTCCGCAACAGGAAAGCAGGCAATTTAATAACCATACCCTAAACTCTGATCGCCAGGATAAAATTCCAACCCCTAAAGAAAATGAATTCTCATCTACAATAAGAACTCAGTCCCAAAATATTAAAACTGAACCATCTTCTACTCAACCGCAAGCTAAAACTTCCCTCTCCGAACTTCATCTTGAGGATAAACCTTTGTCTACAGAGCCATCAGAAACAACAAATACCTCCCATAAAACTATCTACCAAGTAAATAAAGACCTCTGTATTGGCTGTAAACTCTGTATCCGCTATTGTCCTGAAGGTGCTATCTCTATCAAAAACGGAAAAGCCGTAATTGATACTACAAAATGCACTGCTTGTGGAATCTGCTCTGACGGAAACAATAAAAACTTTTCGGGTTGCCCGGTTGGCGCTGTGTTTTCAAGAAAGTTATGAAGTGCTGGAGTGCTGGAGTGCTGGAGTCCAAAGTGCGGGAGTTCAAAGTTCTTAATGCTGGAGTTAATGAAAAGGTAAAACAAGCTCTGAACTTCCCCCAAATTTTCTTGTTAATCTTAAATCTACATAATCTGCGTAATCTGCGTGAGAATTATTCTGCGTAATCTGCAGAACCTACACTTTTCAACTTGACAAATAGTAACTGCCTATTTCTATAAAATTCAGTTGCTGAATATCATTTTTTCTAAAATATACTTCAGCGCCATAACTCATTATTTATAAATAAGATATTGACTTAAGAAAATAGAGGTTTGAAGATGTTTTCATCTATTCGCAAAAGAAACGGTTCTATCGTTCCTTTTAAACAACAAAAAATAGCCAAAGCAATTGAAAGTGCAGGACTTGCCACAGGTGAATTCGGAAAAGATATTGCCGGGGTTTTAACCTTACGGGTTTTGAATTTGGCACAGCAGGTTATTCAAGATGAAATTCCTGAAGTGGAAAAGATTCAGGATATTGTAGAAGAGGTCCTGCTTGCCTCACCTTACAAAAAGACCGCCAAAGCATATATTATTTATCGTGATCAGCATTCTCGGATTCGGGAACTTGTTTCCAAAGCTGGAGTGGAATTGATAGATCAATATTTGGAAAAGTTGGATTGGCAGGTGAATGAAAATTCCAATATGGCATATTCTCTGCAGGGATTGAATAATTACATCGCTTCGGAAGTAAGTAAGACATACTGGCTGAATAAAATATATCCTCCGGAAATCAGGGAAGCACATTTAAGCGGGGATTTTCATATTCACGATTTGGGTCAACTTTCTGTTTATTGTGTAGGTTGGGATTTGATGGACCTTCTTTTAACGGGATTTTGTGGTGCGGAAGGAAAGGTGGAAAGTACTCCAGCCAAACATTTTAGAAGTGCATTAGGGCAAATTGTAAATTTCTTTTATACTTTACAGGGTGAAGCAGCAGGCGCACAAGCATTTTCCAGTTTTGATACTCTTTTAGCACCCTTTATTTATTATGACCGTTTAAGTTATAAAGAAGTAAAACAGGCACTGCAGGAATTTGTTTTCAACATCAATGTTCCTACCAGGGTTGGTTTTCAGACCCCTTTTACCAATATCACTTTAGACCTGAAACCGCATCAGATTTATAAAGATCAGGCAGTTATCATTGGGGGCAAACCAAGGGATAAAAATTATGGTGATTTTCAGGCAGAAATGGACATTTTAAACAGAGCATTTCTGGAAGTAATGATTGAAGGTGATGCCAAAGGGCGGGTTTTCACTTTTCCGATTCCTACCTATAATATAACTAAGGATTTTGAATGGGATAATCCTAATCTGGAATATTTATGGGAAGTAACTGCCAAATACGGTATTCCCTATTTTTCCAATTTCGTAAATTCTGATATGGACCCCAAAGATGCACGCAGTATGTGTTGTCGTTTGCGTTTGGATACCAGAAAACTGGAAACCAGGGGTGGTGGACTTTTTGGTGCTAATCCTTTAACCGGTTCCATCGGAGTGGTAACTATTAATTTACCTCGTATCGGTTATCTGGCAAAAACGGAAGAGGAATTTTTTCAGCTTTTGGAGGAGCGTTTACTGCTGGCAAAAAAATCCCTGGAAATAAAACGCAAGGTGCTGGAGAATTTTACTGCTGGTGGACTTTATCCTTACACCAAGTTCTATCTGAAAAGCATTTATGAACGTTTTCAGCAATACTGGAAAAACCATTTTTCCACTATCGGAATTATCGGTATGAACGAAGCGATGTTAAACTTTATGGGTGAAAACTTAGGAACAAAGAAAGCTAATGCCTTTGCCTTAAAAATAATGGATTACCTGCGTAAGCGTTTACTGGAATTTCAGGAAGAAACCCAAAATAATTATAATCTGGAAGCAACTCCTGCCGAAGGAACAAGTTATCGTTTGGCGCTTTTGGATAGAAAACATTTTCCCGATATCATTTGTGCCAATTGTGATGCGGATTCACCTTTTTATACCAATAGCAGTCAATTACCTGTAAACTTTTCGGATGATATCTTTGAGGTTTTGGATTTGCAGGATGAACTTCAGACCAAATATACCGGTGGAACGGTTTTGCATATCTTCGGTGGAGAAAGAGTTGAATATGGACAAAGCATAAAAGCCCTGGTAAAAACAATCTGTGAGGGTTACCGTTTGCCCTATTTTACTTTTTCTCCAACCTTCAGTATTTGTCCTCAGCATGGTTATTTGGATGGTGAACAGCCAATTTGTCCTCTCTGTCAAAAAAAGACAGAGGTTTTTTCCCGAATTGTTGGCTATTTACGTCCCGTTTCTCAATGGAATGAAGGCAAGCAAGCCGAATTTAAGATGCGCACCAATTTTGATCTGCAAAAGAGCAAGAAAAAAGATAGTTCCGCAATCGCTAAAAGTCATTTTGCTTAGGACCAGATAATGAATATTGGAGGGTTGCAAAAATTTTCGCTGTTGGATTATCCGGGTCAGTTATCTGCCATTGTTTTTACGCAGGGCTGCAATTTTCGCTGTCCTTATTGTCATAATCCCGAACTTGTTGATCCCCAAAGATATAGCCCCTTGCTGGAAACAGAAAAGGTTCTGCGTTTTCTTTATCGTCGTCATAAGAAACTTTCCGCAGTAGTAGTTACAGGAGGTGAACCAACCTTGCAAGAAGACCTTATTCCTTTTCTAAAGTTAACAAAAGCAATGCGTTACAAAATAAAATTGGATACTAACGGTTCTCGTCCTGAGGTCTTACAGGAAATCGTTAATCAAGGACTGGTGGATTATTTTGCGATGGATATAAAAGCCCCGTTGAAACTTTATAAAGTTATAACCAGAGCGGATTTGGAGGTAGGAACAATAGAAAAAAGTATGGAGCTTATTCGCCGATCAGGAGTTGATTATGAATTCCGCACTACTTATTTTGATTTGCTTTTAAGCACTTATGACCTTGCTTCTATGCAAGATTTACTGAAGCCAGGCGATAAATTTATCATTCAACAATGCCATTACAACAAGACCCTGGATGAAATCAAAAGAGAAAATATAGTAACCGGTTCTTTCTCTTTCCATGAAAATCCTGCCTGTCTCTCGTTAATCCATTGGGGCACAGAACATAGCATAAAAATATCTTTGCGCAGTTTATGAAAGTTAATATTGAGCACCTTCTGCCTTTTGTGGAAAAACCATCCAGATATATAGACAATGAAATTAATGCCTGGAGAAAGGATTTTTCCGCCTTTCAAGTCCATTTCGCTTTTGCTTTTCCCGATACTTATGAACTGGGAATTTCACATTTGGGCATAAAAATACTCTATTCCCTGATCAATGAATTGGATTATGCTATGGCAGACAGGGTTTATCTTCCCTGGATTGATTTGATTGATTTAATGAGGGAAGAGGAATTGGAACTTTTCGGTTGGGAAAGCAGAAGGCAGGTTAAGGACTTTGACATCTTAGGAATTACCCTGCAAAGTGAACTTAATTACACTAATGTGCTGGAACTGGTTAAGTTAAGCGGAATAGATATACACAGCAAACAACGGCAAGAAACAGACCCAATAATTCTAGCAGGAGGTCCTTGTGCCGTAAATCCTTTACCTTTAGCTCCTTTTATAGATGTGTTTTTTATCGGGGAAGCCGAAGAAGGCATCATTCAAATTGCCGAAATTCTAAAAAACGAAAAGAAGCGTTCTGAGCGAATTAAACAAATTTCCAAGCTACCATCCTGTTATGTTCCTGCTCTGCATAATAACATTGATCTTATTCATTGTCG
Protein-coding regions in this window:
- a CDS encoding DUF362 domain-containing protein, which gives rise to MKVILQILVLLLLGGILIFLFYNAFLSFAMNKDDCSVTSIPQQESRQFNNHTLNSDRQDKIPTPKENEFSSTIRTQSQNIKTEPSSTQPQAKTSLSELHLEDKPLSTEPSETTNTSHKTIYQVNKDLCIGCKLCIRYCPEGAISIKNGKAVIDTTKCTACGICSDGNNKNFSGCPVGAVFSRKL
- a CDS encoding ribonucleoside triphosphate reductase, with product MFSSIRKRNGSIVPFKQQKIAKAIESAGLATGEFGKDIAGVLTLRVLNLAQQVIQDEIPEVEKIQDIVEEVLLASPYKKTAKAYIIYRDQHSRIRELVSKAGVELIDQYLEKLDWQVNENSNMAYSLQGLNNYIASEVSKTYWLNKIYPPEIREAHLSGDFHIHDLGQLSVYCVGWDLMDLLLTGFCGAEGKVESTPAKHFRSALGQIVNFFYTLQGEAAGAQAFSSFDTLLAPFIYYDRLSYKEVKQALQEFVFNINVPTRVGFQTPFTNITLDLKPHQIYKDQAVIIGGKPRDKNYGDFQAEMDILNRAFLEVMIEGDAKGRVFTFPIPTYNITKDFEWDNPNLEYLWEVTAKYGIPYFSNFVNSDMDPKDARSMCCRLRLDTRKLETRGGGLFGANPLTGSIGVVTINLPRIGYLAKTEEEFFQLLEERLLLAKKSLEIKRKVLENFTAGGLYPYTKFYLKSIYERFQQYWKNHFSTIGIIGMNEAMLNFMGENLGTKKANAFALKIMDYLRKRLLEFQEETQNNYNLEATPAEGTSYRLALLDRKHFPDIICANCDADSPFYTNSSQLPVNFSDDIFEVLDLQDELQTKYTGGTVLHIFGGERVEYGQSIKALVKTICEGYRLPYFTFSPTFSICPQHGYLDGEQPICPLCQKKTEVFSRIVGYLRPVSQWNEGKQAEFKMRTNFDLQKSKKKDSSAIAKSHFA
- a CDS encoding anaerobic ribonucleoside-triphosphate reductase activating protein encodes the protein MNIGGLQKFSLLDYPGQLSAIVFTQGCNFRCPYCHNPELVDPQRYSPLLETEKVLRFLYRRHKKLSAVVVTGGEPTLQEDLIPFLKLTKAMRYKIKLDTNGSRPEVLQEIVNQGLVDYFAMDIKAPLKLYKVITRADLEVGTIEKSMELIRRSGVDYEFRTTYFDLLLSTYDLASMQDLLKPGDKFIIQQCHYNKTLDEIKRENIVTGSFSFHENPACLSLIHWGTEHSIKISLRSL